A DNA window from Canis lupus dingo isolate Sandy chromosome 2, ASM325472v2, whole genome shotgun sequence contains the following coding sequences:
- the VWA5B1 gene encoding von Willebrand factor A domain-containing protein 5B1 isoform X7, with protein MPGLLNQITGAALPLTASDVTSFVSGYALGLTASLTYGNLEAQPFQGLFVYPLDEYTTVIGFEAVIADRVVTVQIKDKAKMDSGHFEGTRIRATTVTGNNLQEGVSVIPPSCTPGRVALDEDLERILFVVNLGTIAPMENVTIFVSTSSELPTLPSGAVRVLLPAVCTPTVPQFCTESMGPSTQQAQGKDKHCFGIRTLDSWNKLCLATLLDTDVSNPMEYEFNFQLEIRGPCLLAGVESPTHEIRADAAPSARSAKSIIITLANRHTFDRPVEILIHPSVGSPPHREDPAPKPRPPGIALTFGQVPRVDLISAEPHMPHVLMEKGDMTLGEFEQHLKGRMDFIKGMKKDSSAERQTEIIRKRLHKDIPHHSVIMLNFCPDLQSVQPNLRKTHGEFIFLIDRSGSMSGTNIHRVKDAMLVALKSLMPACLFNVIGFGSTFKTLFPSSQTYSEESVAMACDNIQRMRADMGGTNILSPLKWIIRQPVHRGHPRLLFLITDGAVNNTGKVLELVRNHAFSTRCYSFGIGPNVCHRLVRGLATVSKGSAEFLVEGERLQPKMIKSLKKAMAPVLSDVTVEWVFPETTEVLISPVSTSSLFPGERLVGYGIVCDASLYISHPRSDKRRRYSMLHSQGSSSSVFYHSQDEGPSPDGRNCAKSVGEHFNLRQPKDAQPSTRDSTTNPGLDFSQRRRAYSTNQITNHKPSPRAPTASDPTVPARRYPLRKAKLQDLTNQTSTDAPWWQIDLQHKNKPTTQKRRSRNKTNVHESLDRIKPLLNSGPDLSQGPKLRGPGARRPSLLPQGCQPSLASNQETHTWSPMKELDLGSNLKPASGSRSPGDLEPSHHPSTYETETSSDWEPPAGAETEEPINPGRPPTPGPVLGKAVVKGLRDSQRLQWEVTFELGPPGPERGRAHDADLWSETFHHLAARAIIRDFEQLAEREGEIEQGSSRRYQVNAVHTSKACNVISKYTAFVPVDMSKSRYLPTVVGYPNSGVWKRSFHEGQGLPTP; from the exons GGAACAATCTGCAAGAGGGGGTCTCTGTCATCCCGCCTTCCTGCACACCAGGGAGGGTGGCTTTGGATGAGGATTTGGAGCGGATCCTGTTCGTGGTCAACCTGGGGACCATTGCGCCCATGGAGAACGTCACCATCTTCGTCAGCACCTCCTCGGAACTCCCAACGCTGCCCAGCGGGGCTGTGCGGGTCCTGCTGCCTGCTGTCTGCACCCCAACCGTGCCGCAGTTCTGCACCGAGAGCATGGGCCCCTCCACCCAACAGGCCCAAGG CAAAGACAAGCACTGCTTCGGCATCCGCACCCTGGATTCTTGGAACAAGCTGTGCCTGGCAACTCTCCTGGACACCGATGTGTCCAACCCCATGGAATACGAGTTCAACTTCCAGCTGGAGATCCGCGGGCCGTGCCTGCTCGCAG GGGTGGAGAGTCCCACCCATGAGATCCGAGCCGACGCTGCCCCGTCTGCACGATCCGCCAAGAGCATCATTATCAccttggccaacagacacaccTTCGACCGGCCCGTGGAGATCCTCATCCACCCCAGCG TCGGGAGTCCTCCCCATCGTGAAGATCCTGCTCCCAAACCAAGGCCCCCTGGCATTGCCCTCACATTCGGACAAGTGCCAAGAGTTGATCTCATCTCTGCAGAGCCCCACATGCCACACGTCCTGATGGAGAAAGGGGACATGACCCTGGGAGAGTTTGAACAGCACTTGAAGGGAAGAATGGATTTCATTAAAGGGATGAAGAAGGATAGCAGTGCAGAGAGACAG aCAGAAATCATCAGGAAACGCCTCCACAAGGACATTCCCCACCATTCTGTCATCATGCTCAACTTTTGCCCTGACCTCCAGTCAGTCCAGCCGAACCTGAGAAAGACCCATGGGGAGTTTATCTTCCTCATTGATCGGAGTGGCAGCATGAGTGGGACCAACATCCACCGCGTCAAG GATGCCATGCTGGTGGCTCTTAAGAGCCTCATGCCAGCCTGCCTCTTCAATGTCATTGGGTTTGGATCCACTTTTAAGACCCTCTTCCCTTCCAGTCAGACCTACAGTGAG GAGAGTGTGGCCATGGCCTGTGATAACATCCAGAGAATGCGTGCTGACATGGGTGGCACCAACATCCTTTCCCCACTCAAGTGGATCATCCGGCAGCCAGTGCACCGAGGCCACCCACGGCTTCTCTTCCTGATCACAGATGGTGCCGTCAACAACACTGGCAAGGTGCTAGAACTGGTGCGAAATCATGCCTTCTCCACCAG gtGCTATAGCTTTGGAATTGGACCCAACGTCTGCCACAGACTGGTGAGAGGGCTGGCAACTGTGTCCAAGGGCAGTGCTGAGTTTCTGGTGGAGGGGGAACGGCTACAACCGAAG ATGATCAAATCCCTGAAGAAGGCCATGGCCCCAGTCCTGAGTGATGTAACTGTGGAGTGGGTCTTCCCTGAGACCACCGAGGTCCTGATCTCGCCTGTCAGCACCAGCTCCCTCTTCCCCGGAGAGCGGCTGGTGGGATATGGCATTGTGTGTGATGCCTCTTTATACATCTCCCATCCCAGATCT gacAAGAGGAGACGATACAGCATGCTGCACTCTCAGGGGTCCAGCAGCTCCGTTTTCTACCACTCCCAGGATGAGGGGCCCAGCCCAGACGGCAGAAACTGTGCCAAGAGCGTGGGGGAACACTTCAACCTGAGGCAGCCCAAAGATGCCCAGCCATCCACCAGAGACTCCACCACTAATCCTG GTCTAGACTTCTCCCAGCGACGACGGGCATATAGCACCAACCAGATCACCAACCACAAGCCCTCCCCAAGGGCCCCCACAGCCAGTGATCCCACAGTGCCCGCCAGGAGATACCCACTTCGGAAAGCCAAGCTGCAGGACCTCACCAACCAGACCAGCACAGATGCCCCGTGGTGGCAGATTGATTTGCAG CACAAGAATAAACCCACAACACAGAAGAGAAggtccagaaataaaaccaatgtACATGAGAGCCTTGATAGGATAAAG CCCTTGTTGAACAGTGGTCCGGACCTGAGCCAGGGCCCCAAACTCCGGGGCCCAGGGGCCCGCAGACCCTCTCTGCTGCCCCAAGGCTGccagcccagcctggcctccAACCAAGAGACCCACACCTGGAGCCCCATGAAAGAGCTGGATCTTGGGTCTAACCTGAAGCCTGCCTCAGGCAGCCGTAGCCCCGGGGACCTGG AGCCGTCCCATCACCCTTCCACTTACGAGACGGAGACGTCCTCGGACTGGGAGCCCCCCGCCGGGGCTGAGACCGAGGAGCCCATCAACCCCGGCAGGCCGCCCACCCCAGGCCCGGTGCTGGGCAAGGCCGTGGTCAAGGGCTTGCGCGACAGCCAACGTTTGCAGTGGGAAGTGACCTTTGAGTTGGGGCCCCCCGGCCCGGAGCGGGGACGGGCACACGACGCCGACCTGTGGAGCGAGACCTTCCACCACCTGGCGGCCCGCGCTATCATCCGGGACTTTGAGCAGCTGGCGGAGCGCGAGGGCGAGATCGAGCAAG GGTCCAGCCGCCGCTACCAGGTAAACGCTGTGCACACCAGCAAAGCCTGCAACGTCATCAGCAAGTATACAGCCTTTGTGCCTGTGGACATGAGCAAAAGCCGCTACCTGCCCACCGTGGTGGGGTACCCCAACTCTG GGGTGTGGAAAAGATCTTTCCATGAAGGTCAAGGTCTACCAACACCTTAA